In Salinarimonas sp., a genomic segment contains:
- a CDS encoding 3-oxoacyl-ACP reductase family protein has protein sequence MLEGRTAIVTGGSRGIGAAVVRRFLANGANVMLNCRTESKALSDLRDELSGRADRIEVAVGDVADAGFVAGMVRQAQERFGTVDILVNNAGVTRDKQISFLKEEDWDAVLDTNLKGAFLCAKAVIKPMMRARWGRVINVSSVSGLTGRPGQSNYAAAKAGIVGFTKALAREVAPYNVLVNAVSVGVVETRMTKSMPRDIYAEIERSVPLGRVGQPDEVAGACLFLASDLSSYVTGSNLNVSGGGYM, from the coding sequence ATGCTGGAAGGAAGGACAGCGATCGTCACCGGCGGCAGCCGCGGGATCGGCGCGGCGGTGGTGCGCCGGTTCCTGGCGAACGGGGCCAACGTGATGCTCAATTGCCGGACGGAGAGCAAGGCGCTGAGCGACCTGCGAGACGAGCTGTCGGGTCGGGCGGACAGGATCGAGGTGGCGGTCGGTGACGTGGCGGACGCGGGCTTCGTGGCCGGGATGGTCCGGCAGGCGCAAGAGCGCTTCGGCACCGTCGACATCCTGGTCAACAACGCGGGCGTCACGCGCGACAAGCAGATCTCGTTCCTCAAGGAGGAGGACTGGGACGCGGTCCTCGACACCAATCTCAAGGGGGCGTTCCTGTGCGCGAAGGCGGTGATCAAGCCGATGATGCGCGCGAGGTGGGGCCGCGTGATCAACGTCTCGTCCGTCTCGGGCCTGACGGGGCGGCCCGGTCAGAGCAATTACGCGGCGGCCAAGGCCGGGATCGTGGGGTTCACCAAGGCCCTGGCCCGAGAGGTGGCGCCGTACAACGTCCTGGTGAACGCCGTATCGGTCGGCGTGGTCGAGACGCGCATGACCAAGTCGATGCCGCGCGACATCTATGCCGAGATCGAGCGCAGCGTGCCACTGGGGCGTGTGGGGCAACCCGACGAGGTCGCCGGCGCCTGTCTGTTCCTCGCGTCGGATCTGTCGTCCTACGTCACCGGCTCGAATCTCAACGTCAGCGGCGGGGGGTACATGTGA
- a CDS encoding AMP-binding protein, translating to MFDTSDPEVFFRLQMAALTARTTLLVNTGRPEDAGLDPAAEPDDDPDIVARVFAETPADHVAITFHTSGSTGQPKPVPHSWGHLVGDARAIAASVGMTPGMSLTTVLTVPMDHMFGFSYGFMLTNVMGFARPTARVVSPKSLHEALEAAETPVVLVTTPTHLRIYADSAIARFPNVAWLFCATSPIPEGLAEVVLQKFGTPVTDIYGCTEAGTLAYRVMDEPSPEWRCLDGMSLRQEGERYIFETDYFDAPVVIDDRLEITRPGRFRFLGRSSDLVKIGGKRQSLAGMARIVESLPHVREAAFFLPPDEPNARLVLLAVFDGPPDFDAVRAKLRDAVDPVFMPRHCIAADALPRNANGKLPLSALVAAYNEKLRA from the coding sequence TTGTTCGACACGAGCGACCCGGAGGTGTTCTTTCGCCTGCAGATGGCGGCGCTGACGGCGCGCACGACGCTGCTGGTGAACACCGGACGGCCCGAGGATGCCGGCCTCGACCCGGCGGCGGAGCCCGATGACGATCCCGACATCGTGGCGCGGGTGTTCGCCGAGACGCCGGCCGATCACGTCGCGATCACCTTCCACACCTCCGGGTCCACCGGGCAGCCGAAGCCCGTGCCGCACAGCTGGGGGCATCTGGTCGGCGATGCCAGGGCGATCGCCGCGTCGGTCGGGATGACGCCGGGCATGTCGCTGACGACCGTTCTGACGGTGCCGATGGACCACATGTTCGGGTTCTCCTACGGCTTCATGCTGACCAACGTCATGGGGTTCGCGCGGCCCACGGCGAGGGTGGTGAGCCCGAAAAGCCTGCACGAGGCCCTGGAAGCCGCCGAGACGCCCGTCGTCCTGGTGACCACGCCGACCCATCTGAGGATCTACGCGGATTCGGCCATCGCCCGGTTCCCGAACGTGGCCTGGCTCTTCTGCGCCACCAGCCCCATCCCCGAAGGACTGGCCGAGGTGGTGCTGCAGAAGTTCGGCACACCCGTCACCGACATCTACGGTTGCACAGAGGCCGGTACGCTGGCCTATCGGGTGATGGACGAGCCGTCGCCGGAGTGGCGCTGCCTGGACGGCATGTCGCTGCGACAGGAGGGCGAGCGGTACATCTTCGAAACGGACTATTTCGACGCGCCCGTTGTGATCGACGATCGGCTCGAGATCACGCGCCCGGGTCGCTTCCGTTTCCTCGGCCGGTCCAGCGATCTGGTCAAGATCGGCGGCAAGCGCCAATCGCTCGCGGGCATGGCCCGCATCGTGGAATCCCTGCCGCACGTGCGCGAGGCCGCGTTCTTCCTGCCGCCCGATGAGCCCAATGCGCGGTTGGTCCTCTTGGCCGTGTTCGACGGGCCGCCGGACTTCGACGCGGTCCGCGCCAAGCTGAGGGACGCGGTGGACCCGGTGTTCATGCCCCGCCACTGCATCGCGGCCGATGCGCTTCCGCGCAATGCCAACGGCAAGCTGCCCCTGTCGGCGCTCGTCGCTGCTTACAATGAAAAATTGCGCGCATAG
- a CDS encoding chorismate-binding protein codes for MHLIVIDNFDSFTNNIIHALKISPGVETLTVIRNDDVSDVARRSLDAADAIVLSPGPGNVYNASDLGLCGDVLENDTRPILGVCLGHQAIARYAGADVRLARRPVHGREWVVEHDGDGLFAGIPSPVTVVRYHSWIVAEPLPPQIAATARADDEIMALRHTELPRWGVQFHPESIGTEHGQRIFDNFVELAARHIAAQHAHSPATHAREFAYRVVETRCDVIELVEALRMQGRAPLLLESAMARPGLSRFSYVGADFGLGRETLTYDQREKVITLSSPGGASRRVHSALAPYLRAELADIACAQRQPEFRFRGGFIGWFGYELQEEFAGVGAASCEGESAALERVDSFYVFDHETGTIFAGVCTAAGEGARAQRVLDEMEHVARGAYPVETPDPASRMVGHAAAPIAFASRHDDAAYLELIERCRQDITLGESYELCLTNQITAKADRIDSWKLYKLLRERNPCPFASYLEIGETIVVSSSPERFISVDAGGRVEAKPIKGTMRRGRNPADDAYLKGTLQKSTKDRAENLMIVDLLRHDLSDVCTPGSVVVPKLMDIESYPTVHQMVSTVTGQLEPGKSGLDAFVSCFPGGSMTGAPKVRSMEILRNLEAGPRGVYSGSIGWIGYDGQIDQSIVIRTVVLRGDTVSIGCGGAITYLSNPQEELDEIKLKARALLRAVAEAAVGDAGGYTLNGVADTSGLAAPEPAHPARGRTAGRAPGRPSIAGAQQAESRLGNEPAHGATPGPF; via the coding sequence ATGCACTTGATCGTCATCGACAATTTCGACTCCTTCACCAACAACATCATCCACGCGCTCAAGATCTCGCCCGGCGTCGAGACGCTGACAGTCATCCGGAACGACGACGTATCGGATGTGGCGCGTCGCAGCCTGGACGCCGCCGACGCCATCGTCCTGTCGCCCGGGCCGGGCAACGTGTACAACGCGAGCGATCTGGGATTGTGCGGTGACGTACTGGAAAACGACACCCGGCCCATCCTCGGCGTATGCCTCGGCCATCAGGCCATCGCACGGTATGCGGGCGCCGACGTGCGGCTGGCCAGGCGGCCGGTGCATGGTCGCGAATGGGTCGTCGAGCACGATGGCGACGGTCTCTTCGCCGGCATTCCCAGCCCGGTGACGGTGGTGCGGTATCATTCCTGGATCGTGGCCGAACCGTTGCCGCCGCAGATCGCGGCGACCGCCCGGGCGGACGACGAGATCATGGCGCTGCGGCATACCGAGCTGCCGCGTTGGGGGGTGCAGTTCCACCCGGAATCGATCGGCACCGAGCATGGCCAGCGCATCTTCGACAACTTCGTCGAGCTGGCCGCCCGCCACATCGCGGCGCAGCACGCGCACAGCCCGGCGACGCACGCGCGCGAATTCGCCTATCGCGTCGTCGAAACCCGGTGCGACGTCATCGAGCTCGTCGAGGCCCTGCGGATGCAGGGCCGGGCGCCGTTGCTTCTGGAGAGCGCGATGGCGCGGCCCGGCTTGTCGCGGTTCTCCTATGTCGGGGCGGATTTCGGCCTGGGGCGCGAAACCCTGACCTACGACCAGCGCGAGAAGGTGATCACGCTGAGCAGTCCCGGCGGCGCCAGCCGCCGGGTGCACAGCGCCCTGGCCCCCTACCTGCGTGCGGAGCTCGCCGACATCGCCTGCGCGCAGCGTCAGCCGGAGTTCCGCTTTCGCGGCGGGTTCATCGGCTGGTTCGGCTACGAGCTGCAGGAAGAGTTCGCCGGGGTCGGCGCCGCCAGCTGCGAAGGCGAGTCCGCGGCGCTGGAGCGGGTCGACAGCTTCTACGTCTTCGATCACGAAACCGGCACGATCTTCGCGGGCGTTTGCACGGCGGCGGGGGAGGGAGCGCGCGCGCAGCGGGTTCTCGACGAGATGGAGCACGTCGCCCGCGGCGCGTATCCCGTCGAGACGCCCGACCCCGCCTCGCGCATGGTCGGCCACGCGGCGGCGCCCATCGCTTTCGCGTCCCGCCACGACGATGCCGCCTATCTCGAATTGATCGAGAGGTGCCGGCAGGACATCACGCTCGGCGAAAGCTACGAGCTGTGCCTGACCAACCAGATCACGGCCAAGGCCGACCGCATCGATTCCTGGAAGCTGTACAAGCTCTTGCGCGAGCGCAACCCGTGCCCGTTCGCGTCTTATCTCGAGATCGGCGAGACGATCGTCGTCAGCTCGTCGCCGGAGCGCTTCATCTCGGTCGACGCCGGCGGCCGGGTCGAGGCCAAGCCGATCAAGGGCACGATGCGGCGCGGTCGGAACCCCGCCGACGACGCCTACCTCAAGGGCACGCTCCAGAAAAGCACCAAGGACCGCGCGGAAAACCTGATGATCGTCGATCTTCTGCGCCACGACCTGAGCGACGTGTGCACGCCGGGCAGCGTCGTGGTGCCGAAGCTGATGGACATCGAGAGCTATCCGACGGTGCATCAGATGGTGTCGACGGTGACGGGCCAGCTGGAGCCCGGCAAGAGCGGCTTGGATGCTTTCGTGTCCTGCTTTCCCGGTGGGTCGATGACCGGTGCACCGAAGGTGCGGTCGATGGAGATTCTCCGCAACCTCGAAGCGGGCCCACGCGGCGTCTATTCCGGTTCGATCGGGTGGATCGGCTATGACGGGCAGATCGACCAGAGCATCGTGATCCGCACCGTCGTGCTGCGCGGCGACACGGTGTCCATCGGCTGCGGCGGCGCGATCACCTACCTGTCGAATCCGCAGGAGGAGCTGGACGAGATCAAGCTGAAGGCCCGGGCGCTGTTACGCGCCGTTGCCGAAGCAGCGGTCGGCGACGCCGGCGGCTACACCCTGAACGGCGTTGCGGACACTTCGGGCCTCGCCGCGCCGGAACCGGCGCATCCCGCGCGCGGCCGCACCGCCGGGAGGGCCCCGGGCCGGCCGAGCATCGCCGGCGCACAACAAGCCGAATCGCGGCTGGGCAACGAGCCGGCCCACGGCGCGACGCCCGGTCCTTTCTGA
- a CDS encoding arylamine N-acetyltransferase — protein MSLSQAQFADVAAKLGMPTEMPLTKDGLTSIYRAWCRNVGYDNISLLKYLDSGSRGDVPGMPGPMYFRLWLDQGVANFCWANCEALGALLSTYGFRTSRVIGTMGTGRNLLITAMPHGSLAAYVGEEKYIVDATFLCEEPLAIVPGEQTTAGAGSLQVWSDPDGQIRWQLPQSRFSGSFRIEDEDVRYERFEEEHRRTVDGLANGRLYRDKLYLRRNTGDGTVTYDHGHIIRRTADSFTIERVPKGAARDALKTFFGLGDAAVNDIPDAALH, from the coding sequence ATGAGCCTTTCGCAAGCACAATTCGCCGACGTCGCGGCCAAGCTCGGCATGCCGACCGAGATGCCCCTCACCAAAGACGGGCTGACCAGCATCTACAGGGCGTGGTGCAGGAATGTCGGCTATGACAACATCAGTCTTCTGAAGTATCTCGACAGCGGGTCGCGGGGTGACGTACCCGGAATGCCCGGGCCGATGTATTTCCGGCTCTGGCTGGACCAGGGGGTCGCGAATTTCTGCTGGGCGAATTGCGAAGCGCTCGGCGCCTTGCTGTCCACCTACGGCTTTCGCACCTCGCGCGTGATCGGGACGATGGGCACCGGGCGCAACCTGCTGATCACGGCGATGCCGCACGGTAGCCTTGCCGCGTATGTCGGTGAGGAGAAGTACATCGTCGACGCGACTTTCCTCTGCGAGGAGCCCCTGGCCATCGTACCCGGGGAACAGACCACCGCCGGCGCGGGGTCCTTGCAGGTCTGGTCGGACCCCGATGGCCAGATCCGCTGGCAATTGCCGCAAAGCCGCTTTTCCGGGTCGTTCCGCATCGAGGACGAGGATGTCCGCTACGAGCGGTTCGAGGAGGAGCACAGACGCACGGTCGACGGGCTCGCCAACGGTCGGCTGTACCGCGACAAGCTCTATCTGCGGCGCAACACCGGCGACGGCACGGTGACCTACGATCACGGCCACATCATCCGCCGCACGGCAGACAGCTTCACGATCGAAAGGGTGCCCAAAGGCGCGGCCCGCGACGCCTTGAAGACCTTCTTCGGGCTGGGCGACGCGGCCGTGAACGACATACCCGACGCGGCGCTGCACTAG
- a CDS encoding phosphopantetheine-binding protein, whose amino-acid sequence MTIVNAQAPHPDTASKSEIIEKFKACLIERAKLQRPPESMAHDVPLFGDGLGLDSVDALLMALIVETEFGVAVTDDDIFAFTSLNDIADFILSRNGSAAA is encoded by the coding sequence GTGACCATCGTGAACGCGCAAGCTCCCCACCCGGATACGGCATCGAAATCCGAGATCATCGAGAAGTTCAAGGCGTGCCTGATCGAGCGGGCCAAGTTGCAGAGGCCGCCCGAGAGCATGGCGCACGACGTCCCGCTCTTCGGCGACGGCCTGGGCCTCGACTCCGTCGATGCGCTGCTGATGGCGCTCATCGTCGAAACCGAGTTCGGCGTCGCCGTCACCGACGACGACATCTTCGCCTTCACCTCGCTCAACGACATCGCCGACTTCATCCTGTCGCGCAACGGCAGCGCCGCGGCCTAG